The Macaca fascicularis isolate 582-1 chromosome 1, T2T-MFA8v1.1 genome includes a window with the following:
- the TSHB gene encoding thyrotropin subunit beta, translating into MTAVFLMSVLFGLACGQAMSFCIPTEYTMHIERRECAYCLTINTTICAGYCMTRDINGKLFLPKYALSQDVCTYRDFIYRTVEIPGCPLHVAPYFSYPVALSCKCGKCNTDYSDCIHEAIKTNYCTKPQKSYLVGFSV; encoded by the exons ATGACGGCTGTCTTTCTGATGTCCGTGCTTTTTGGCCTTGCATGTGGACAAGCGATGTCTTTTTGTATTCCAACTGAGTATACAATGCACATCGAAAGGAGAGAGTGTGCTTATTGCCTAACCATCAACACCACCATCTGTGCTGGATATTGTATGACACGG GATATCAATGGCAAACTGTTTCTTCCCAAATATGCTCTGTCCCAGGATGTTTGCACATATAGAGACTTCATCTACAGGACTGTAGAAATACCAGGATGCCCACTCCATGTTGCTCCCTATTTTTCCTATCCTGTTGCTTTAAGCTGTAAGTGTGGCAAGTGCAATACTGACTATAGCGACTGTATACATGAGGCCATCAAGACAAACTACTGTACCAAACCTCAGAAGTCTTATCTGGTAGGATTTTCTGTCTAA